The DNA segment AACACGTGCCTTTACACAAGAAGATAGTGCAACAGTAAACGGACTTAAATATAAAGACTTCACTGGTTTTGCGGATGGTGTGGTGTCTGTGGGTAAAGATTATCACGAAAAACAAATCATCAATGTTGCACCGGGTAAAATCGCTCAAACCTCAACCGATGCGATCAATGGTTCACAACTTTTTGCTACCAATAAAGCCATTGGTAATGTTGCAAAATCGGTTAAAAATAACTTCGGTGGTAATGCTGCATTAAATGAAAATGGGAACATTACGTTTACCAATATTGGGGGAACAGGCAAAGGCACGATTCACGAAGCGATTGGGGATATAAAAACCACTGCCGATGCAGCCAAACGTAAAACCCTTGCAAATAGCACTACACTGAATAACAAAGCAGATAAAAATGCAGGTAATTTAAGTACGGCAGATGTTGCTGCGTGGAAGAGAAAAATCGATACAGATACTAACTCTGTTGAAAGAGTCACTAAAGGTGACGGTATTGAAGTAACAGGTGGGACAACAGCGAAAAATAAAAACTGGACGGTCGCCCTATCGCAAGATACCAAAACTAAACTTGCAAAAATTGCTCAAAATGAGACCGCTTTAGGTAATAAAGCAGACAAAAATGCGGGTAATTTAGGCGCAACAGAAGTAAATGCTTGGACAACCAAGTTAAATACAGGTGCAAATATCGCCGCACCAAAAGGCAAGTTAGTGACTGATTCGCAAGTAAAAACTGCTCTCGACACAAAACTGGATGCGGATGATATCACCAGCAAGGATAAATCGGTGACTATTGATACCAAAACTACCGCAGGTAAAGTGGACTTAAAAATCAATGTTGATGGCTCAACCATTAAAGTGAATGACGAAGGTCAATTACAAGCCGTTGCCTCAGCACCAGAAGTGGATGGTACCAGCGTGGCATTAAACTCAGCGGGTAAAGTCTCTGTCAAAGATAAAGGCATTTCAGCTGCAAAACTAGCCGATAATGCGGTAACGGAAGACAAAATTGCAGATGCATTATTAACCGAGTTAAAAGCAAAATCACGTGAAAAAGTGAAAGCGGGTGCGGGTATTAAAGTCAGCCCAACTACCGTGGCTGCGGATAAAGATAACCAAGAATTTACGGTATCATTAAGTGATGCAGTGAAAACCAAATTGGATAACTTAGCCGCTAACCCAAATGCGACTTACTTAAACAAAACAGGCTCAAACATCGGTAATGACACCGCAAAAGCGACCTTCGGTCAAAATGTCGGTAAAGCAAGTATTACGGGTAATGGTACACAGCTTGTTCAAGAAAAAGCCGTGAAAAGCTATGTGGATGGTAAAGCGGTTCAGTTAGGTAACCAAATCACGAATGTGAGCAAAACCTTAAAAGAAGAAGTGGCGATTGTTGAAAACAGTGGCTTAACACTAGATACCACTGCCGCAACCACAACCAAAGGGGCGATTTATACCTTAGGTTTAGATGCAGCGAAAGTAAAAGAAGTGGCAGGCACCACAACCCTTCCTGCTGATTTAGCGGCAAAAGCCAACAAAGATGCGTCTAACTTAACCGACCCTGCAGATGTGGGTAAATGGAAGAAAAAACTGGGTATTGATGGGTTACCAACTAACGCAAATATTGCAAGTAAATTGGAAGCGGATGACATCACCAGCAAGGATAAATCGGTGACTATTGATACCAAAACTACCGCAGGTAAAGTGGATTTAAAAATCAATGTTGATGGCTCAACCATTAAAGTGAATGACGAAGGTCAATTACAAGCCGTTGCCTCAGCACCAGAAGTGGATGGCACCAGCGTGGCATTAAACTCAGCGGGTAAAGTCTCTGTCAAAGATAAAGGCATTTCAGCTGCAAAACTAGCCGATAATGCGGTAACGGAAGACAAAATTGCAGATGCATTATTAACCGAGTTAAAAGCAAAATCACGTGAAAAAGTCAAAGCGGGTGCGGGAATTAAAGTCAGTCCAACTACCGTGGCTGCGGATAAAGATAACCAAGAGTTTACGGTATCATTAAGTGATGCAGTAAAAACCAAATTGGATAACTTAGCCACTAACCCAAATGCGACTTACTTAAACAAAACAGGCTCAAACATCGGTAATGACACCGCAAAAGCGACCTTCGGTCAAAATGTTGGTAAAGCAAGTATTACGGGTAATGGTACACAGCTAGTTCAAGAAAAAGCCGTGAAAAGCTATGTGGATAACAAAGCGGTTCAGTTAGGTAATCAAATCACGAATGTGAGCAAAACCTTAAAAGAAGAAGTGGCGATTGTTGAAAACAGTGGCTTAACACTAGATACCACCGCCGCAACCACAACCAAAGGAGCGATTTATACCTTAGGTTTAGATGCAGCGAAAGTAAAAGAAGTGGCAGGCACCACAACCCTTCCAGCAGATTTAGCGGCAAAAGCCAACAAAGATGCGTCTAACTTAACCGACCCAGCAGATGTGGGTAAATGGAAAGAAAAACTGGGGATTGATGGATTAGCCACTAACAGCAATATTGCCAGCAAACTGGAAGCCAATGACATTATCAGTACAGATAAGACTATAGGTATTGATACCAAAACTACCGCAGGCAAAGTGGACTTAAAAGTCAATCTTGATGGCACAACACTGGCGAAAAATAGCAAGGGTGCAATCGGTCTTATCGATAATGCGGTGACGACGGCGAAAATTTTAAATGCGGCGGTAACCAAAGAGAAACTAGGCACAGATGTCACTACTGTTCTTAATAAAGTCGGTGTGGGTAAAGTAGAAACGGGTAATCAAAACACCGTAACAGGTGGTGCTGTGAAAACGTATGTTGATGGTAAAGCAACGGAGTTAACCACTCAGATTACCAATGTAGGCAAAACCTCGAAAGAAGAAGTGGCGATTGTTGAAAACAGTGGGTTAACACTGACAAAAACAAACGCAACAACAGAGAAAGGGGCTAAATATACCTTAGGCTTAGATGCGGAGAAAGTAAAAGAAGTAGCAGGTACCACTAACCTTGCGACAGACTACTTAAAAGTAGATGGCTCAAACATTGCTAACAATAAAGCAACACTGGGTCAAAATGTCGGTAAAGACACCATTGACGGTAAAACCACGGAGCTAGTTCAAGAAAAAGCAGTAAAAACTTATGTTGATACAGCACTTGAGAAAGTGGGTAAAGCCAAAGACGGTAAAGACGGTTACATCGGCGTTGATGGTAAAGACGGTAAAAATGGCGTCGGCATTGATGGTAAAGACGGTATTACGGTGAAAGGCAAAGACGGTAAAAACGGCGTCACTATCAAAGGTGAAGATGGTGTGAATGGAACCAACGGGGTCATCGGACTAAATGGACACGATGGCATCGACGGAAAACCAGCGAAAGATGTTTCCGCAGACATCAAAGTGGTCAATGGAAAAGCAGGCGTGAATGGAAAAGACGGCGAAAGCTTAACCCGTGTGATTTACCAAGATGAAACTGGTACAACACATACGGTTGCCACACTGGATGATGGATTAGTCTTTGCTGGCAATACGCCGAATAAAGTGATGAAAGCCCTTAATGACACCTTAGTGATTGAAGGACAAAAAGGCACAGACCCAGCTAAACACTTAACGAAAGACGCTGAGTTTGCTGCAGACAATATCTTTGTTGATACCACAGATGGTAAGTTAGAAATCAAACTGGCGAAGAAACTGCAAGGTGTTGAAGGTATTGGCATTGCAGGTAAAGACGGTTTAAGTATTGCAGGGAAAGATGGAGCAAATGGCTTAAACGGTAAAGACGGTGAAAATGCAGTTGCGATTAATGGAAAAGACGGCATTTCAATCAAAGGAAAAGATGGAAAAGACGGCGTATCTATTAAAGGTGAAGACGGTATTTCCATTAAAGGTGAAGATGGCATGGATGGTTTAAACGGCATCGGACTCAATGGAAAAGACGGGATTACGGTTAATGGAAAAGACGGTAAAGACGGAAAAGATTCCATTGCGATTAACGGCAAAGACGGCATTTCAATCAAAGGTGAAAATGGCAAAGATGGCATTTCCATTAAAGGTGAAGACGGCATTGCGGTAAATGGTAAAAATGGAAAAGATGGCGTATCAATCCACGGTGATGATGGCATCAGTATTAAAGGTGAAGATGGTAAAACATTGGTTACTCTTGGTAAGGATGGTCAAAATGGTGTTATAGGGCTTCAAGGAGCACCAGGTAAAAATGGTGCAGACGGCAAATTCTATGACATCAGTATCCAAAATGGAAAAGATGGTTTAGATGGCACCACAACTGACAGAATCGTTTATGTTGATAAAGCAACGGGAGACAAAAAAGAAGTCGCCACACTGGATGATGGGTTAGTCTTTGCTGGCAATACGCCGAATAAAGTGATGAAAGCCCTTAATGACACCTTAGTGATTGAAGGACAAAAAGGCACTGATCCAGCTAAACACTTAACGAAAGACGCTGAGTTTGCTGCAGACAATATCTTTGTCGATACCACAGATGGTAAGTTAGAAATCAAACTGGCGAAGAAACTACAGGGTGTTGAAGGTATTGGCATTGCAGGTAAAGACGGTTTAAGTATTGCAGGGAAAGATGGAGCAAATGGCTTAAACGGTAAAGACGGTGAAAATGCGGTGGCGATTAATGGAAAAGACGGCATTTCAATCAAAGGAAAAGATGGAAAAGATGGCATTTCCATTAAAGGTGCAGATGGCATTGCCGTTAATGGTAAAGACGGTAAAAATGGCGTGACTATCAAAGGTGAAGATGGTGTGAATGGAACCAACGGGGTCATCGGACTAAATGGACACGATGGCATCGACGGAAAACCAGCGAAAGACGTTTCAGCAGACATCAAAGTGGTCAATGGAAAAGCAGGCGTGAATGGAAAAGACGGCGAAAGCTTAACCCGTGTGATTTACCAAGATGAAACTGGCACAACGCATACGGTTGCGACGTTAGATGATGGTTTTATCCTTGCAACGGATAATGGCAAACAAGCAGTAAAACTGAATGACACCTTAAATATCAAAGGGGGCGTAACAGAAACCGCAAAACTCAGTGATAACAACATTGGTGTCGTGAACAATGGTACAGATGGGTTAGCCGTTAAACTGGCAAAAGACCTCACTGGTTTAGATTCAATCGTATTTGGAGCAGCGAAAGGAAATGATGTTGTTTCTATCTCGAATGAAGGCATTAACGCAGGGGGTAAACGCATTACCAATATCGGTGACGCAACACAAGATACCGATGCGGTGAACTACAAACAGTTAAAAGCCCTGAATAATGGTAAAGGTATTGATGTTGCTGCTTGGCAGAAACAGATATTACCGACTATCTCATTCTTAAGTGATGGCAAAGCGGCGGGTGACTTTGAGTTAGGCGAACTTGCATTTGACTTTGGAGATGGCTTAAAAGTTGAAAAACAAACCAAAGATGGAAAACAAGTGGCTCACATTACGTTAGACAAGGAGACCTTGAAAAATGACCCTAACTTTAAAGGGAAAGACGGTGTCAACGGTAAAGATGGAAAAGACGGTAAATCTGCCTATGAAATCTGGAAAGGACAAGCGGGCAATCAAAGTAAGTCAGAACAAGACTTTATTCTTGCTCAAAAAGGTCCTAAAGGTGACAAAGGTGAACCAGGGACTGGAACAGGCTCAGGTTCAGTGGTTAATCCAGAGAAGATTGAAATCCAAAATACGACCATCAACAACAAAGGGGTGACGGTCAATAAAGGTGCGAATATTAATGTAAATAATGGTTCAGAAATTAGCATTAATAAAGGCGGAAACCTCCACTTACAAGAAGGATCTAAGGTAACGGTTGAGAAGAATGTTGACATCAATATGGGTGGAAACCAAATCCATAATATTGCTGCGGGAACCAAAGCGGGTGATGCTGTTAATCTTGCTCAGTTAAATAAAGGATTAGAGGACGTGAGAAAAGGTGCAAGCAGTGGCACATCAAGTGCGATGGCAGCAGCAAGCTTACCACAGGCTTATAAACCGGGACATAGTATGGTCTCTTTAGCGGGGGCAAGTTATGACAAAGCGGCTTCTTTTGCAGTGGGTGTTTCATCGATTTCTGATAATGGTAAATGGATTATCAAAGGAAATCTGAATGCAAATACAGAAGGAAAAGTTGGTGTTGGCATAGGTGCTGGTTATCAATGGTAAGATTAAGATTTAAGAATAGAAATTAAAGATTAATCTAAAATAAAATGCCCTCTTCATTCGAAGGGGGCATTTTTTATTACAACCAATATTAAAACAAATATACTTGTTTTAATATTAGGTATGAAATTTGTAAGTTTTTGAATAAGTTATTTTGTATCTTTCTTAAAAAAATAACTACAAATAGTTCTCAAAATCAGTTAATATCAAACGACTATTTATTATTCAATTAAGGTCTCTTTATATGAAAAAAGAAGAAATTGGACACAATTTTTTAGCTCGTTTAGGTAAAAAACGTCTTCGTCCGGGTGGTAAACTCGCAACAGATTGGTTAATCGCACAAGGGGATTTTAATGAAGATAAAAAAGTGCTTGAAGTTGCGTGTAATATGGGAACAACTGCAATTCAGTTAGCAAAACATTATGGTTGTGAAATTATTGGAATTGATCTAGATGAAACAGCATTAGAAAAAGCACGCAAAAATATTACTGCAGAAAAAGTTGAACATTTAGTGAAAGTAATGCGAGGTAATGCAACCAAACTTCCTTTTGAAGATAACAGCTTTGATATTGTTATTAATGAAGCAATGTTGACGATGTTACCTATTACTGCAAAACAAAAAGCGATCAGTGAATATTTTAGAGTACTGAAACCAAATGGTATTTTGCTTACTCACGATGTAATGTTAAATACGGATGAAGCTGAAAAAACCATCACTGAATTACGTGAAGCAATCAACATTACCGTCACGCCTCTTACTAAGCAAGGCTGGGAGGAACTTTTCCAAAATTGTAGCTTCGAGCAAGTTGACTCTTTTTCTGGCGATATGACACTGCTTTCGCCTAAAGGATTAATTTATGATGAAGGTATTTTAGGTGCTTTAAAAATTATTCGTAATGCGTTAAAAAGAGAAAA comes from the Pasteurella atlantica genome and includes:
- a CDS encoding YadA-like family protein; this encodes MNNIYKIVFNQTTQTYTAVSELAKGAKKSQTQSSVFRPLSSEQQAGTFLPKFAKITLAISMILGFSSSAMAVVSDAEFKALKRQVEALKTQKTFFHVNSATNTGSGDPITNSGYIFTSAGARRLGAIAAGESAVSGGNNAISIGRYSNAKGLQSIAIGGSGAPLSASSGLLSQIQTIASGSQSIALGGDVHAEGNGSIAIGGDDLFSISNTNFDGTDASLGLAPTEWKGNVGELGKYYKSLTGKNMDIFTRGKEKKEIENRWTTKSSGEGSVAIGLMAVSEGALSTALGVKSKAIGLSSIALGLAAQAQGRESIALGAAALANNKNSVALGSKAETRAFTQEDSATVNGLKYKDFTGFADGVVSVGKDYHEKQIINVAPGKIAQTSTDAINGSQLFATNKAIGNVAKSVKNNFGGNAALNENGNITFTNIGGTGKGTIHEAIGDIKTTADAAKRKTLANSTTLNNKADKNAGNLSTADVAAWKRKIDTDTNSVERVTKGDGIEVTGGTTAKNKNWTVALSQDTKTKLAKIAQNETALGNKADKNAGNLGATEVNAWTTKLNTGANIAAPKGKLVTDSQVKTALDTKLDADDITSKDKSVTIDTKTTAGKVDLKINVDGSTIKVNDEGQLQAVASAPEVDGTSVALNSAGKVSVKDKGISAAKLADNAVTEDKIADALLTELKAKSREKVKAGAGIKVSPTTVAADKDNQEFTVSLSDAVKTKLDNLAANPNATYLNKTGSNIGNDTAKATFGQNVGKASITGNGTQLVQEKAVKSYVDGKAVQLGNQITNVSKTLKEEVAIVENSGLTLDTTAATTTKGAIYTLGLDAAKVKEVAGTTTLPADLAAKANKDASNLTDPADVGKWKKKLGIDGLPTNANIASKLEADDITSKDKSVTIDTKTTAGKVDLKINVDGSTIKVNDEGQLQAVASAPEVDGTSVALNSAGKVSVKDKGISAAKLADNAVTEDKIADALLTELKAKSREKVKAGAGIKVSPTTVAADKDNQEFTVSLSDAVKTKLDNLATNPNATYLNKTGSNIGNDTAKATFGQNVGKASITGNGTQLVQEKAVKSYVDNKAVQLGNQITNVSKTLKEEVAIVENSGLTLDTTAATTTKGAIYTLGLDAAKVKEVAGTTTLPADLAAKANKDASNLTDPADVGKWKEKLGIDGLATNSNIASKLEANDIISTDKTIGIDTKTTAGKVDLKVNLDGTTLAKNSKGAIGLIDNAVTTAKILNAAVTKEKLGTDVTTVLNKVGVGKVETGNQNTVTGGAVKTYVDGKATELTTQITNVGKTSKEEVAIVENSGLTLTKTNATTEKGAKYTLGLDAEKVKEVAGTTNLATDYLKVDGSNIANNKATLGQNVGKDTIDGKTTELVQEKAVKTYVDTALEKVGKAKDGKDGYIGVDGKDGKNGVGIDGKDGITVKGKDGKNGVTIKGEDGVNGTNGVIGLNGHDGIDGKPAKDVSADIKVVNGKAGVNGKDGESLTRVIYQDETGTTHTVATLDDGLVFAGNTPNKVMKALNDTLVIEGQKGTDPAKHLTKDAEFAADNIFVDTTDGKLEIKLAKKLQGVEGIGIAGKDGLSIAGKDGANGLNGKDGENAVAINGKDGISIKGKDGKDGVSIKGEDGISIKGEDGMDGLNGIGLNGKDGITVNGKDGKDGKDSIAINGKDGISIKGENGKDGISIKGEDGIAVNGKNGKDGVSIHGDDGISIKGEDGKTLVTLGKDGQNGVIGLQGAPGKNGADGKFYDISIQNGKDGLDGTTTDRIVYVDKATGDKKEVATLDDGLVFAGNTPNKVMKALNDTLVIEGQKGTDPAKHLTKDAEFAADNIFVDTTDGKLEIKLAKKLQGVEGIGIAGKDGLSIAGKDGANGLNGKDGENAVAINGKDGISIKGKDGKDGISIKGADGIAVNGKDGKNGVTIKGEDGVNGTNGVIGLNGHDGIDGKPAKDVSADIKVVNGKAGVNGKDGESLTRVIYQDETGTTHTVATLDDGFILATDNGKQAVKLNDTLNIKGGVTETAKLSDNNIGVVNNGTDGLAVKLAKDLTGLDSIVFGAAKGNDVVSISNEGINAGGKRITNIGDATQDTDAVNYKQLKALNNGKGIDVAAWQKQILPTISFLSDGKAAGDFELGELAFDFGDGLKVEKQTKDGKQVAHITLDKETLKNDPNFKGKDGVNGKDGKDGKSAYEIWKGQAGNQSKSEQDFILAQKGPKGDKGEPGTGTGSGSVVNPEKIEIQNTTINNKGVTVNKGANINVNNGSEISINKGGNLHLQEGSKVTVEKNVDINMGGNQIHNIAAGTKAGDAVNLAQLNKGLEDVRKGASSGTSSAMAAASLPQAYKPGHSMVSLAGASYDKAASFAVGVSSISDNGKWIIKGNLNANTEGKVGVGIGAGYQW
- a CDS encoding class I SAM-dependent methyltransferase; protein product: MKKEEIGHNFLARLGKKRLRPGGKLATDWLIAQGDFNEDKKVLEVACNMGTTAIQLAKHYGCEIIGIDLDETALEKARKNITAEKVEHLVKVMRGNATKLPFEDNSFDIVINEAMLTMLPITAKQKAISEYFRVLKPNGILLTHDVMLNTDEAEKTITELREAINITVTPLTKQGWEELFQNCSFEQVDSFSGDMTLLSPKGLIYDEGILGALKIIRNALKRENFATFKKMFKIFNSPDKKLGFITVRSQKLK